Proteins from one Ketobacter alkanivorans genomic window:
- a CDS encoding DUF2189 domain-containing protein, giving the protein MTSPTLSEIQVRPLSVDHPWLWLQKGWEDFKRVPLIGLAHGIAVSGFGFLLLVLAYDQFWLLAGAFTGFLAVAPVLAVGLYAVSRALEQNEPATFMLVLRTWWSWRGKPRHDWRLVRFSLLLGLSGAGWVVTSAALIVLFSAAPVNQPLDFLRYVVAAPDSYLFEAWLILGGILAAPVFASTVVTLPLLLDRRVSILDAVLVSWKVIMQNPQPMALWAALIMIISLLGLVALIGSVLVIPVLGHASWHVYRDAVDAHTLPPRIGS; this is encoded by the coding sequence ATGACCAGCCCCACTCTATCTGAAATTCAGGTCCGCCCACTGAGCGTCGACCATCCCTGGTTGTGGCTGCAGAAAGGCTGGGAAGACTTCAAACGCGTACCTCTGATTGGGCTGGCTCACGGGATCGCTGTATCAGGGTTTGGATTTTTACTGCTGGTGCTGGCCTATGATCAGTTCTGGCTATTGGCCGGTGCATTCACGGGCTTTCTAGCGGTCGCCCCAGTATTGGCAGTAGGCCTATACGCCGTCAGCCGCGCGCTGGAACAAAACGAACCGGCCACTTTCATGCTGGTATTGCGCACCTGGTGGAGCTGGCGCGGAAAGCCTCGCCATGATTGGCGCCTGGTGCGTTTTAGCCTGCTACTGGGCCTGTCTGGTGCCGGCTGGGTGGTTACCTCCGCCGCGCTCATTGTTTTATTCTCTGCTGCGCCCGTAAACCAACCGCTGGATTTTCTACGCTACGTAGTGGCCGCTCCAGACAGCTATCTATTCGAAGCCTGGCTCATACTCGGTGGCATATTGGCTGCACCGGTATTTGCATCCACCGTCGTCACCCTGCCTTTACTGCTGGACAGGCGCGTCAGCATATTGGACGCCGTACTGGTTAGCTGGAAAGTCATCATGCAAAACCCCCAGCCCATGGCATTGTGGGCGGCACTGATCATGATCATCTCACTATTGGGTTTAGTTGCCCTGATTGGCAGCGTACTGGTCATTCCTGTACTGGGTCACGCCAGCTGGCATGTATACCGCGATGCAGTTGATGCCCACACCCTGCCACCCAGAATAGGGAGTTAA
- a CDS encoding MFS transporter — protein MQTIIIQSNVGATTEAPKGGNLVDDTQVRRLSWAVGPMGLSQSAMLVYLPLLVSNTDLDYQHWAQLFAAGMLTYLVGAIAWPLLLPRLGHRRMLWIGLGGFAISMMLFGATLWMRDSGVLTRDENLMGLILSRLLYGVFASSLLPVTQSWSAQLSQPQQRLAAFSRISQQLALSRALGPILAAAAGWLHWLLLPVLLALLPLILITKLAGSPEPTRPNSQLALGKTLRGLIPPPWLGVIAIATTAIASSLQFQLSPALAVLTSASAEHISLTIALLMTAAAALSVIGHRLQIRHPAPNPMLRQLWIAALLVTCTLGLLLSHNLWGLCAIALLMSLGLAWLTPLYSTSLSLGQHQNQQHLVAAQLGLTHILGHLLGLSVTAVAMAQSLSCVYIWMTILGMIIAIANLSHQPEG, from the coding sequence ATGCAAACGATTATCATTCAGAGCAACGTAGGCGCTACGACAGAAGCTCCCAAAGGGGGCAATCTTGTCGACGATACCCAGGTCCGCCGCCTGAGCTGGGCGGTGGGCCCTATGGGCTTAAGTCAGTCGGCCATGTTGGTTTATCTTCCCCTGTTGGTCAGCAATACCGACCTGGATTATCAACATTGGGCACAGTTGTTTGCTGCAGGTATGCTGACCTACCTCGTGGGGGCTATTGCCTGGCCACTGCTACTGCCCCGGTTGGGACATCGCCGTATGCTGTGGATTGGCTTAGGTGGTTTTGCCATAAGCATGATGTTGTTTGGAGCAACTTTGTGGATGAGGGACAGCGGGGTGCTGACTCGTGATGAGAACCTGATGGGTTTAATATTGAGTCGACTTTTGTATGGGGTTTTTGCGTCCAGCCTGCTGCCGGTAACCCAAAGCTGGAGCGCCCAACTGAGTCAACCTCAGCAGCGTCTGGCAGCTTTCAGCCGTATCAGCCAGCAACTGGCGCTATCCCGCGCACTGGGCCCCATTCTGGCAGCGGCGGCAGGATGGCTGCACTGGTTACTGTTGCCGGTGCTTCTGGCTCTGCTGCCCCTGATTCTAATCACCAAATTGGCAGGATCACCCGAACCCACCCGGCCGAACTCCCAACTCGCACTGGGAAAAACCTTGCGTGGATTAATACCACCCCCCTGGCTTGGGGTCATCGCCATTGCCACAACCGCCATTGCCAGCAGCCTGCAATTTCAGCTCAGCCCCGCCTTAGCGGTACTGACCTCAGCATCAGCCGAGCACATCAGCCTTACCATTGCGCTGTTAATGACTGCCGCCGCGGCACTGAGTGTCATTGGTCATCGTTTGCAGATCAGGCATCCCGCGCCCAACCCCATGTTGCGGCAGCTCTGGATTGCGGCGCTACTGGTCACCTGCACTTTGGGGTTGCTGCTAAGCCATAATCTGTGGGGGCTGTGCGCCATCGCATTATTGATGAGCCTGGGGTTAGCCTGGCTCACACCGCTTTACAGCACATCGTTATCCCTTGGGCAACATCAAAACCAGCAACACCTGGTGGCAGCGCAATTGGGCCTCACTCATATTCTGGGGCATCTGCTGGGGTTGTCTGTTACGGCGGTAGCCATGGCGCAATCCCTTAGCTGTGTTTATATCTGGATGACAATACTGGGCATGATCATCGCCATCGCCAACCTTTCCCACCAGCCAGAAGGCTGA
- a CDS encoding DUF2788 domain-containing protein gives MEGAVLGYTEEQIATFGLTFGVAAFMLYMLFIVAQLARESKAGRFGTFMIFLVLTLGMLGFVAKLFIQWLLDI, from the coding sequence ATGGAAGGCGCCGTGCTAGGCTACACCGAAGAACAAATCGCCACTTTTGGGCTCACCTTCGGCGTTGCTGCTTTCATGCTCTATATGCTATTTATAGTCGCCCAGCTGGCGCGGGAGTCCAAAGCCGGGCGCTTCGGCACCTTTATGATCTTTTTAGTACTCACCCTGGGCATGCTGGGATTCGTCGCCAAACTCTTCATTCAATGGCTATTGGACATCTAG
- a CDS encoding aspartyl/asparaginyl beta-hydroxylase domain-containing protein, translating to MKTTSVQLKGSFDVDRLKADLDTATAHFQSAPQVGKYHDGSWTGIGLRNFSGDHGNTLAAHTGHSKDTAVLKQCAYFKEVLDNIGCPVYVARILFLPPGKVIGEHTDAGFGWHHGMVRLHIPIVTDPRVEFSIGDDEVYWKPGEFWFGDFSKPHSLRNKSDITRVHLVMDCPITAETLELFPEAFIEQVRSETEILQLNPIEMDEETLKSYCGTLVVRGPLLGLTVPISGDVFVSDGMLAVKIRGLPIVYHFTPIAEHTFQCNTYELKWAKNPNQQDDSLVISKDHKTGKSQEVTVYKQQPMGVRLFSWLQRAVVGGVWATYFGILKLKRVFSGNKHVTEQAS from the coding sequence ATGAAAACCACCAGTGTTCAGTTAAAGGGAAGCTTTGATGTGGATCGCCTGAAGGCGGATCTGGATACCGCGACCGCCCATTTTCAATCTGCACCTCAGGTTGGTAAATACCATGACGGCAGTTGGACTGGTATTGGGCTGCGCAATTTTTCTGGCGATCATGGCAATACCCTGGCCGCACACACAGGCCACAGCAAGGACACGGCGGTGTTGAAGCAATGCGCTTACTTTAAGGAAGTGCTGGACAATATTGGTTGCCCGGTTTACGTGGCGCGCATTCTGTTTTTGCCGCCGGGAAAAGTGATTGGTGAACACACGGATGCCGGGTTTGGCTGGCATCACGGTATGGTGCGCTTGCATATTCCTATTGTGACGGATCCCAGAGTTGAGTTCAGTATTGGGGATGACGAGGTATATTGGAAACCTGGTGAATTCTGGTTTGGGGATTTTTCGAAGCCGCATTCCTTGCGCAATAAAAGCGATATAACCCGAGTGCATCTGGTTATGGATTGCCCCATTACGGCTGAGACGCTGGAATTGTTCCCGGAAGCGTTTATAGAGCAGGTACGCAGTGAAACCGAGATACTGCAATTGAACCCTATTGAAATGGATGAGGAAACTCTGAAGTCTTATTGTGGAACATTGGTGGTGCGTGGACCATTGTTGGGATTGACGGTGCCTATTTCCGGTGATGTGTTTGTCAGTGATGGCATGTTGGCGGTGAAAATTCGTGGTTTGCCGATTGTGTATCATTTTACACCTATCGCGGAACACACATTTCAATGCAACACCTATGAATTGAAGTGGGCCAAAAATCCTAATCAGCAGGATGATAGCCTGGTGATCAGCAAAGATCACAAGACCGGAAAATCTCAGGAAGTGACGGTTTATAAACAGCAGCCAATGGGGGTGCGTCTGTTCTCATGGTTGCAACGTGCGGTAGTGGGTGGGGTTTGGGCCACGTACTTTGGCATTCTCAAGCTCAAGCGTGTTTTCTCTGGCAATAAGCACGTTACCGAGCAGGCTTCTTAA
- a CDS encoding methyltransferase family protein: protein MQALELKIPPLALVVIFGALMGLAAWLSPPMNLPTWMIMLNTGALALLGCVVALTGVISFRRAKTTVNPLQPDASSSLVSTGIYRYSRNPMYVGFLCWLLAWGVFLNSGLALLLALGFIPYMNRFQIVPEEQALQQLFGNSFTQYRKHVRRWL from the coding sequence ATGCAGGCGCTGGAGCTAAAAATCCCCCCATTGGCACTGGTAGTTATTTTCGGTGCGCTGATGGGGTTGGCTGCGTGGCTCAGTCCGCCGATGAATCTACCCACTTGGATGATCATGCTCAATACCGGCGCTCTTGCCCTGCTGGGTTGTGTAGTCGCGCTTACAGGTGTGATTAGCTTTCGGCGCGCCAAAACCACCGTCAACCCACTACAACCAGACGCCAGCTCATCATTGGTCAGCACCGGCATATACCGATACAGTCGCAACCCCATGTACGTTGGCTTCCTGTGCTGGCTATTGGCCTGGGGCGTATTCCTCAACAGTGGCTTAGCCCTGTTGCTGGCGCTGGGGTTCATCCCGTATATGAACCGATTCCAAATCGTCCCCGAAGAACAAGCCCTGCAACAATTGTTTGGCAACTCTTTTACCCAATACCGAAAGCACGTGCGACGCTGGCTGTAA
- the fbp gene encoding class 1 fructose-bisphosphatase codes for MEIIKTLGEFIIDQQTEYPDASGELTSLFSSIRLAAKILHREINKAGLADIMGSAGEDNVQGEQQQKLDVYANERFKNALAQRGVVCGIASEEEEEFVTFEETKNLDGKYVVLIDPLDGSSNIDVNVSVGTIFSIYRRVSPLGSHVTEEDFLQPGHKQIAAGYVIYGSSTMLVYSTGNGVNGFTYDPTIGVFCLSHPNLKIPADGNIYSVNEGNYIHFPDGVKKYIKYCQEEDTTTNRPYTSRYIGSLVSDFHRNLIKGGIYLYPTSSRYPNGKLRLLYECNPMAYLIEQAGGTAVATTGQRILDIEPTTLHQRCPLFVGSPNMVGKLEEFITEFG; via the coding sequence ATGGAAATCATCAAGACCCTGGGCGAATTCATCATTGATCAGCAAACAGAGTATCCAGACGCCAGCGGCGAACTGACCTCTCTGTTTTCTTCAATCCGACTGGCAGCAAAAATATTGCACCGGGAGATCAATAAGGCTGGCCTGGCGGACATCATGGGATCAGCCGGAGAAGACAACGTACAAGGCGAACAGCAGCAAAAACTGGATGTCTACGCCAACGAACGCTTCAAAAATGCTCTGGCCCAGCGCGGCGTGGTCTGCGGTATAGCCTCCGAAGAAGAAGAAGAGTTCGTCACCTTTGAAGAAACCAAAAACCTGGACGGTAAATACGTCGTATTGATCGATCCTCTGGATGGCTCCTCCAACATCGATGTGAACGTCTCCGTTGGAACCATTTTCAGCATTTATCGCCGCGTATCGCCACTGGGCAGCCACGTCACCGAGGAAGATTTTCTGCAACCCGGCCATAAGCAGATCGCCGCTGGTTACGTTATCTATGGTTCCTCCACCATGCTGGTCTACTCTACCGGCAACGGCGTGAACGGTTTCACCTACGATCCCACCATCGGTGTGTTCTGCCTGTCTCACCCCAACCTGAAGATCCCTGCCGACGGCAACATCTACTCAGTCAACGAAGGCAACTACATACACTTCCCCGATGGCGTAAAAAAATACATTAAATACTGTCAGGAAGAAGACACCACCACCAACCGCCCATACACCTCTCGCTACATCGGTTCACTGGTATCAGACTTCCATCGCAACCTGATCAAAGGCGGCATCTATCTATACCCCACCTCCAGCCGCTACCCCAACGGTAAACTGCGCCTGCTGTATGAGTGCAACCCCATGGCCTACCTGATCGAACAGGCCGGGGGAACCGCCGTTGCCACCACCGGGCAGCGCATTCTGGACATTGAGCCAACCACACTGCATCAGCGTTGCCCGCTGTTTGTGGGATCGCCGAACATGGTCGGCAAGCTGGAAGAGTTCATTACCGAGTTCGGCTGA
- a CDS encoding IucA/IucC family protein: MDRLISGAADYLSVNCFLNAYVREFDDWRYAASPAEWQVLGFPSQALVIPLGHQTVWIGVKYWSLCGRHRFAMPARCEGEHCREDRQMGFLALAKVLVENAAIQTNGTIGAMARFLERIIESHRNLEMLLALREAEIGKLMRDPLTFCEAEQALLIGHSVHPAPKVRQPMTLTEAIQYGPEGGSGFALAWMRVRDHRIHYRSADNQTLQQRIQLLVANDANLSEVLADTPEGYTLIPAHPWQVRRLQQLPALQTAFAQQEITVLEPQGQRWSATSSMRSLYAQNAPYMLKFSLSVRLTNSVRHLQPAEAERGCLISKVLATATGQQFTQRFSQFDIMEEPAYLCLLDDGGAQIPESMMVFRDNPIRERSDWQYNVLATITQDHPFAEPGRLSNLVGEVAQTQRVSKEQAASLWFDAYLDVAVKPLLLAQADYGILFGAHQQNIVLALQQGLPVHCFFRDCQGTGFSDVGVRRFHLDQNALGESAENQIHSDMAIKLFAYYLIINSTFGVISAMGAEGMIDEADLVDRLRAFFLTTLSPKLQDQSFIKTILESEELWQKGNFICSLADLNENTLADPVSIYRAVSNPVCSGLTKPSLRASTTC, from the coding sequence ATGGACAGGTTGATTTCTGGTGCGGCTGATTATTTATCGGTCAACTGTTTTCTAAATGCTTATGTGCGTGAGTTTGATGACTGGCGTTATGCTGCCAGCCCGGCGGAATGGCAGGTGCTTGGCTTTCCCTCGCAGGCTTTGGTTATTCCGCTTGGGCATCAAACAGTGTGGATTGGCGTTAAGTATTGGTCTTTGTGTGGACGTCATCGGTTTGCCATGCCCGCCCGTTGTGAAGGTGAACACTGCCGGGAGGATCGGCAGATGGGATTTTTAGCACTGGCAAAAGTGTTGGTGGAAAACGCAGCGATCCAGACAAACGGCACCATCGGTGCGATGGCACGTTTTCTGGAGCGCATTATTGAGAGCCATCGTAATCTGGAAATGCTATTGGCGCTGCGGGAAGCAGAGATTGGCAAGCTGATGCGCGATCCGCTGACGTTTTGTGAAGCCGAGCAGGCCTTGTTGATTGGGCATTCGGTTCACCCTGCCCCTAAAGTGCGCCAGCCTATGACGCTAACCGAAGCCATTCAATATGGACCGGAAGGGGGTTCCGGCTTTGCCTTGGCGTGGATGCGGGTGCGTGATCATCGCATTCATTATCGCAGTGCAGACAACCAGACCTTGCAGCAGCGGATACAGTTGTTGGTTGCCAATGATGCGAATCTTAGTGAGGTGCTTGCAGATACGCCGGAAGGGTACACCCTGATCCCGGCCCATCCATGGCAGGTTCGCCGTTTGCAGCAGCTGCCAGCACTGCAAACGGCTTTCGCACAACAGGAAATCACGGTGCTTGAACCTCAGGGTCAACGTTGGTCTGCCACCTCATCCATGCGTTCCCTCTATGCACAGAATGCTCCCTACATGCTGAAGTTTTCCCTCAGTGTGCGGCTTACCAACTCGGTGCGCCATTTGCAGCCGGCGGAAGCGGAGCGAGGTTGTCTGATCTCAAAGGTATTGGCAACAGCCACTGGGCAACAGTTCACTCAACGTTTCAGCCAGTTTGACATTATGGAAGAGCCCGCTTATCTGTGTTTGTTGGATGACGGGGGGGCTCAGATACCTGAATCCATGATGGTGTTTCGTGATAACCCCATCCGTGAACGATCCGATTGGCAATATAACGTGTTGGCAACCATAACTCAGGATCACCCATTTGCTGAGCCGGGGCGCTTATCGAACCTGGTGGGTGAGGTTGCACAAACGCAGCGAGTATCGAAAGAGCAGGCTGCCAGTTTATGGTTTGATGCTTATCTTGATGTGGCGGTTAAACCGTTGCTGCTGGCACAGGCAGACTATGGCATTTTGTTTGGTGCTCATCAGCAAAATATAGTGCTGGCATTGCAGCAGGGTTTGCCGGTGCACTGCTTTTTCCGTGATTGCCAGGGTACGGGTTTCAGCGATGTGGGCGTGCGTCGGTTTCATCTGGACCAGAACGCTTTGGGCGAATCAGCCGAAAATCAGATTCATAGCGACATGGCGATCAAACTGTTCGCGTATTACCTGATTATTAATTCCACCTTTGGTGTGATCAGTGCCATGGGGGCTGAGGGGATGATTGATGAAGCTGATCTGGTTGATCGTCTCAGGGCATTCTTTCTGACCACATTATCACCAAAGCTTCAGGATCAGAGTTTCATTAAAACCATTCTAGAATCAGAAGAACTCTGGCAGAAAGGGAATTTCATCTGCTCGTTGGCAGACTTGAACGAAAACACCCTGGCTGATCCTGTATCTATTTATCGCGCCGTCTCTAATCCTGTTTGCTCCGGGCTAACCAAGCCATCTTTGCGAGCAAGTACTACCTGCTAG
- a CDS encoding MBOAT family O-acyltransferase: MVAASLIFYAGWDYRFVPLLVFSGVVDFFVAQQIEGHTEQRRRKQWLFVSLFVNLGILGIFKYSNFMIDSVQETLSFFGVPVSLGTLEVVLPVGISFYTFQSMSYTIDVYRRETKARHNFVPFFATLSFFPQLVAGPILRAKQILPQIERFPDVTPENVKFGFVLITMGLFKKTIADLLSSPAQTLFNSDAPLSWIETVTGVLAFAGQIYGDFSGYSDIAIGIALLLGIQIPLNFNTPYFALSPVDFWKRWHISLSSWLRDYLYISLGGNRNGRQIRNVFITMLLGGLWHGAAWTFVIWGAYHGVIISATHMLRGTALGQWLAGIKLRAFRWLQWLFTFYLVCIGWVFFRAESVQDALTIIAALHSPGSAVEAQPFAGGLLAMVAVAILLIHCIDYGIVHGRELITRRYARFVPLLILGLTFTILIGEPGYEFIYFQF; encoded by the coding sequence ATGGTGGCCGCCAGCCTAATATTTTACGCCGGTTGGGATTATCGCTTTGTGCCGTTGTTGGTGTTCAGCGGGGTGGTGGATTTTTTTGTGGCCCAGCAAATCGAGGGACACACCGAGCAACGGCGGCGTAAGCAGTGGTTGTTCGTTTCTCTGTTTGTAAACCTGGGTATTCTGGGGATCTTCAAGTATTCCAATTTCATGATCGATTCGGTGCAGGAAACACTGAGCTTCTTTGGTGTGCCTGTCTCGCTGGGTACGCTGGAGGTGGTGTTACCGGTGGGTATTTCGTTTTATACCTTCCAGAGCATGAGTTACACCATTGATGTGTATCGGCGTGAAACCAAGGCTCGACATAATTTTGTGCCTTTTTTTGCTACCCTTTCGTTTTTTCCGCAATTGGTTGCCGGGCCGATTCTGCGGGCCAAGCAGATCCTGCCGCAGATAGAACGCTTTCCTGATGTGACGCCGGAAAACGTTAAGTTTGGTTTTGTGCTCATTACCATGGGTTTGTTTAAAAAGACCATTGCAGATTTGCTGTCGTCCCCTGCGCAAACGCTTTTTAACAGTGATGCGCCCTTGAGCTGGATCGAGACGGTGACGGGCGTGCTGGCATTCGCGGGCCAAATATACGGTGATTTCTCCGGTTACAGCGATATCGCCATCGGTATTGCCTTGTTGCTGGGAATACAAATTCCCCTGAATTTCAACACGCCTTATTTTGCGCTGTCACCAGTGGATTTCTGGAAGCGCTGGCATATTTCCTTATCCAGTTGGTTGAGGGATTACCTGTATATCTCGCTGGGGGGCAACCGTAACGGGCGGCAAATTCGCAACGTGTTTATCACGATGCTGTTGGGTGGGTTGTGGCATGGTGCCGCCTGGACCTTTGTGATCTGGGGTGCATACCATGGTGTTATTATTTCGGCCACTCATATGTTGCGGGGTACGGCGTTGGGGCAGTGGCTGGCGGGTATAAAGCTGCGAGCATTTCGCTGGCTGCAGTGGTTGTTTACGTTCTATTTGGTGTGTATTGGTTGGGTGTTCTTCCGTGCCGAATCGGTGCAGGATGCTTTGACTATTATCGCTGCTTTGCACAGCCCTGGATCGGCAGTTGAGGCCCAGCCGTTTGCCGGTGGCCTGCTGGCTATGGTGGCGGTGGCGATCCTGCTGATCCATTGTATTGATTACGGTATTGTTCACGGCCGTGAGTTGATTACCCGTCGTTACGCCCGCTTTGTGCCATTGCTGATTTTAGGGCTGACCTTCACCATTCTTATCGGGGAGCCGGGCTATGAGTTCATCTACTTCCAGTTCTAG
- a CDS encoding metal-dependent hydrolase: MTAAAHQNANRIGTDDIPVRHMDFEFDDSIPTFWFGNDPLRSMILTALSGTFPEGERMFMRSVRHFQKAIKNPELKKQVKAFIGQEAHHGKEHESFNNMMSRKGIPVDQIDKFTKIGLGRQEKFYSPERLLAKTCALEHFTALFAETLLAHPELIDEVDESLKPLWIWHAIEESEHKSVAYDVYQEQVGGYWIRVSEMAITTLLFSFFSTLHTAQLLHAAKDLPKQKTSLRQRAKGLWKHRDVFAELGKHYISYYSPSFHPTQKDSSDLRNKGLAMLTQYVGEKANISA, translated from the coding sequence ATGACCGCCGCTGCTCACCAAAATGCCAATCGCATTGGCACAGACGACATTCCTGTTCGCCATATGGATTTTGAATTCGACGACAGCATCCCCACCTTCTGGTTTGGTAACGATCCGCTGCGTTCCATGATACTGACAGCGCTATCCGGCACCTTCCCTGAAGGGGAGCGTATGTTTATGCGGTCTGTGCGGCATTTCCAAAAGGCCATCAAAAACCCCGAGCTGAAAAAACAGGTGAAAGCGTTTATCGGCCAGGAAGCCCATCACGGCAAGGAACATGAGTCCTTCAATAATATGATGAGCCGCAAAGGCATACCGGTGGATCAAATCGATAAGTTCACTAAGATCGGACTGGGACGCCAGGAGAAGTTCTATTCACCCGAGCGCCTGCTGGCAAAAACCTGCGCCCTGGAACACTTCACAGCGCTGTTTGCCGAAACCCTGCTGGCACACCCCGAGCTGATCGATGAAGTAGATGAAAGCCTCAAACCCCTGTGGATATGGCACGCCATAGAAGAGAGCGAACATAAGTCGGTAGCGTATGACGTCTATCAGGAGCAAGTAGGAGGCTATTGGATTCGGGTCAGTGAAATGGCCATCACCACCCTGCTGTTCAGCTTCTTCTCAACGCTGCATACCGCCCAGCTGCTGCATGCAGCCAAGGATCTGCCCAAGCAGAAAACCTCCCTCAGGCAACGAGCGAAAGGCCTGTGGAAACATCGAGATGTATTTGCCGAGCTGGGTAAACACTACATCTCCTATTACAGCCCCAGCTTTCATCCCACCCAGAAAGACAGCTCAGACCTGCGCAATAAAGGCCTGGCAATGCTGACCCAATATGTGGGTGAAAAGGCCAACATCTCAGCCTGA